CGATGCCACGTAGAGCACATGGCGCCCAGAGATCTACGAGTTGTAGAGTACCGAAGGTGCTGTCAAATGGGAGACGGCCGAGATTCGTGAACATGACCTGTGCATTGAACACATTGCGCTTGAGTTGATCCGCCTGTTCGACGGAGAGATTAGTAGATACCAACTTAGATTGCCGATCGATCATCATCGTGATGCTCTCCAGGCTTTTTACAGTAGAGAGGCCATCTTTCGCGAACCGCGCGAGATCCCAGAATGTCATCGGACCCTCTGGCGGGATCGAGATCTCACCCCCGGCGAGGGAGACCATGCATTGATCTTCAAGGCCGAGAATATCGCGGACCTCAGCGGGTGACATGATGCGGAGCGGGCTGTTACGCCAGCTTTCGTCGAGAGACCTACCTGCAATGGTGAGAGCCGCGGAGATAGCGGCATGGATCGTAACGCCTTCCAGGCGGCTGCGGTCCTGAAGAGCGATGGTCTGTTCCGGTGTGAATTTAATACCGTCTACGTAGGGCATTGCCGGGCGCTGCGCAACGAGAGCCGGCAGGCCGGGCTCGGTGGATGTCCTCTGTTCTGCTCCGAACAGAGTCTCGCGAGAGGGCATCAACGGCAGCTTTTCGAGGTCATGGCCGCTAAGAGAAAGGAGCATGTCGCGGAGTAGAAAGATGCGGGACGAACCATCGCACACGGCGTGATGGGAGGAGAGGATGAAGATGCTCC
Above is a window of Acidicapsa ligni DNA encoding:
- a CDS encoding condensation domain-containing protein, encoding MSLTSPELQPLEPLAGVLLRPLGAFEELYCLFDQHFPINGALAAEIAGHTTVQQWRDALDAIQRRHPLLSVCIDTAFNRVPHFRHVAHQHIPLRVVTSPDARWQQEIAEEINAPFTPDQSPLFRAVLLYQEKRSIFILSSHHAVCDGSSRIFLLRDMLLSLSGHDLEKLPLMPSRETLFGAEQRTSTEPGLPALVAQRPAMPYVDGIKFTPEQTIALQDRSRLEGVTIHAAISAALTIAGRSLDESWRNSPLRIMSPAEVRDILGLEDQCMVSLAGGEISIPPEGPMTFWDLARFAKDGLSTVKSLESITMMIDRQSKLVSTNLSVEQADQLKRNVFNAQVMFTNLGRLPFDSTFGTLQLVDLWAPCALRGIDGEQTLGAVTVNGSLHLTHTSPEPIPGLLTGIEEVLRKACTS